Below is a genomic region from Pseudomonadota bacterium.
TTGTTGGCGCCTGGAAAAGCGCCATAATCGTCAAGGATAACAATTCCGCCTCTTACGACATGCGGGTAAAGCACCTCAAGCGCCATCTTTGTGGGCTCGTATAAATCCACATCGATATGGAGCAGTGATATTTTTATGTGGTAATTATTTTCTACATATTCGGGGATTGTCTCAAGAACGTTTCCTTTAATCAGTTCGATGTTCTGATAAAGTTCCAATCTTTTTAATATGGCAATCAGTTTTTCTTTTGATATCCCCTTACTGCCAGCCTCATTGATAAACTGGTCACGTTTCTTTTTATCTAAATCATATCCTGCCTCCGGAAATTCTCCAAACACGTCAAATGCAATTATTTTTTTACTGAATGGATTATTAAAAAGAGCTCTGAATTTTATCCATCTACTTAGAGAAACTCCCTTAA
It encodes:
- a CDS encoding class I SAM-dependent methyltransferase, producing MENIKMDRAFEYENGFYLTSSVDRISKFATHMDLFRKVSHLAGDIVECGVFKGVSLSRWIKFRALFNNPFSKKIIAFDVFGEFPEAGYDLDKKKRDQFINEAGSKGISKEKLIAILKRLELYQNIELIKGNVLETIPEYVENNYHIKISLLHIDVDLYEPTKMALEVLYPHVVRGGIVILDDYGAFPGANKAVDDFFSAEKIRIQKLPYSHAISFMEKS